The Haloarcula limicola genomic sequence ACCCGTGTCGGCTGATCGGCCAGCTCCCGGGCGGGACTGAAAGGGGCGAGCCGTTCGGGGAAGGCGGGCGCAGCAAGCATCGCAGGCCGGAGGCCGAGGAGCGCAGCAAGCCCCCCGACTCGAACGGCTCGGGGCTTTCCGGCTGTGTTGCGGTTCGTTGCCCGCGGTTGTGGTGCGGGGTTCTCCACTCGCTAGCGGGGCTTTCCGGCTGTACGCGTTCTCTGCCACGACACGTCGAACTATTCGTCCGAAGACGCCGGGCAAGAGCAACTGTTAGGACCCCGGCCCGCTACCGCCCTGTATGACCGACACCGACGCCGAGACGCTCGCCGAGCGGGTCCGCGACGGCGAGTTGCGCCTCTACGAACTCGAAGACCACGCCGACGCCGAGACGGCCGCCGCCGCTCGCAGACACCTGTTGGCCGAGGAGACGGGCGTCGATCTGGACGTGATCGGCGAGTACGCCTTCGACGCCGCCGACGCAGAGCCCAACATCGAGAACATGGTCGGGGCCGCCCAGATTCCGATGGGTGTCGCCGGACCGCTTCCCATCGACGGCGGGGCTGCCGAGGGCGAGCACTACCTCCCGATGGCGACGACGGAGGGCGCGCTGCTGGCCTCGGTCAACCGCGGCGTCTCGACGATTCGCACGGCCGGCGGCGCGACGGCCCGCGTCCTCAAGTCGGGGATGACGCGCGCGCCGGTGTTCAAGGTCGAGGACGTGGCCGCCGCCGGCGAGGTGTCGGCGTGGGTGCGCGAACACGTCGGCGATCTCGCGGAGGCCGCCGAAGCCACGACCAGCCACGGCGAGTTACAGGACGTCGAGCCCTACGTCGTCGGCGACAACGTCTTTCTCAGGTTCTCCTACGACACGAAAGATGCGATGGGGATGAACATGGCGACCATCGCCACGGAGGCCGCCTGCGAGGTCGTCGAGCGCGAGACGTCCGCGGATCTGGTCGCGCTGTCGGGCAACCTCTGTTCCGATAAGAAGCCCGCGGCCATCAACGCGATCGAGGGGCGGGGCCGCACCGTCGCCGCCGACGTGCTGATCCCCCACGAACAGGTCGAGGAGCGCCTCGATACGACCACGGAGGCCATCGTCGAGGCCAACACGCGCAAGAACCTCGTCGGGTCGGCGAAGGCCGGCGCGCTGGGGTTCAACGCCCACGCCGCCAACGTCGTCGCCGCCGCGTTCCTCGCGCTGGGACAGGACGCCGCGCAGGTCGTCGAGGGGAGCAACGCGATCACGACCGTCGACGCCCGTGAGGACGGCCTCTACGCGTCGGTCACCATCGCGTCGCTTGAGGTCGGCACCGTCGGCGGCGGGACCGGCCTGCCCACGCAGGCCGAGGCGCTCGACGTGCTGGGATACGCCGGCGGCGGCGACCCCGCCGGCAGCAACGCCGACGCGCTGGCGGAGGTCATCGCCACGGGCGCGCTCGCGGGCGAGCTCTCTCTGCTGGCGGCGCTGTCCTCGCGGCACCTCTCCTCCGCGCACGCCGAACTCGGGCGGTAGCGGACGCGGACGGGAGCGCTCGGCCGCTCGCTCCACTTTCACTTCCGCCGCGGGGTTGGCTGCGATTTATTCCCGACTGCCCGCAATATACGCGTAGCGTCCGACGGGCGGCCCCCGCGGGCGCTGCCACCACCATGTTCCCCGAACAGCGACAGCACGACACCGACTCGACGGTATCGCGCGCACACCTGCTCTTGCACCTGCTGAAGTTGGCGGTGACGACGCTCGCCGCGCTGGTCGGCGTCGGGAAGACGCTCGGATGGGTGTGAGTGACGGCGTCGGTTTCACGACGGCAGCCGGTCTATCGTCGTCGATCCGTCGGTCAGTCGCTCGTCGTCGGCGTCGACTGTCGGTTGGGAGAGTCCGTGTCCGTCGAGTCGCGTCCGTCGCTCTCGGCATCGTCGTCGGGGTGCCAGCGCAACACGACGGTTCGCGTCTCCTTACCGCCCTCAACCGAGGAGGACTCTGTCAGTTTCACGTCGTCGCGCGGCCACGGGTGAGACGGCGACGTGTCGGTCCCGGGGCCGTCGCGGCTCGGTTCGTACGCGCCGGCGAGTTCGGTCTGGAAGTCGGCCAGGTACTGCCGGAGTTCGCCGCGGGAGAGGGTCGCCTCGCGCTCGGTCGTGTACTTCGAGGCCCCCGCGCCGACGCCGCCGGGGTCGCCCGTCGCGTGGCCGCTGATGACGGCGTTGATGACTGTCCCCGCCAGCAGGACGATGCTGGAGAAGTAGAGCCACGTCACGATCAGTAGGACGCCGCCGAAGAGGCTGGTCGTGCCGCCGCCCTTGACGCTCAGGTAGACCTGGAAGAGCGACTGGAAGACCGCCCACCCGACCGCCGCGACGACGGTGCCTGGGAGGACCTGTCGCCACGAGAGGTCCGCGTCGGGGAAGACGTAGTACATCGGGAAGAACGCGGCGACGAGGCCCCCGAGGAGGACCAGCGGCATCACGTACCCGCCGAGCGGCAGGCTGTCGGCGAGCCCGGCGAAGGCGGCGCTCGCCGCGACCGTGCCCAGCACGCCGACGACCAGCGAGACGAAGACGACCAGCCCATCCTGCAGGCTATCGACGAGCGAGCTGTCGGCGGTGCTCTCGTAGATCTCCGAGAAGGCCGTATCGAGGCCGCGGAACACCTTCAGCGACCCCCACAGCAGGACGACGAGGCTGATGACCGAGGTCCCCGCCGACGACGCGCCGCTGCTGAACACCTGTACGACGAGGTCGGCGATCGGCGCGGGCAGCGAGGACTGCGCGACGCTGACGATGCGGTCTTCGAGGCCGGTCCCGAACGTCGTCGTCACGATGAGGAGCAAGACCAACAGCGGGGCCAGCGAGACGAAGGCGTTGTAGGCGATGCCGGCGGCCATGAACGGGACGTTCTTCTCGGTGAACTCGCTCACGACCTGTTTGCCGGTCGCTTTGACGCCGGACAGTTCCATTTGTCGGCCCTACGCTCTCCGGACGGAAGCCGTGTCTGCTTGCACTTCCCACCGCTCAGAGCAGTCGATACGCGCCGCGGGACTCGCTGACCTCGCCGGCCCGGGCGAGCTTCGCCAGCGCGTCGCGGGTGTAGTCCGCGGGGACGTCGCGCTCCGCGGCGTAGGCCACGACCTCGTCCTCGGTCGGCGAGTCCAGTTCGCGCAGCGCCGACAGCACCGTCTCCTTGCGGCTGGAGCCGCTCGTGGTTCCCCGTTCGGCCCGCTCGCCCGCCGCCGCGACCCGCTCGCTGTCGACCCCCGACGCTTCGAGGTAGGTCTCGTCGTCGACGCCCGACTCCTCGGCCTGTCGCTCCATCTCGGCGTAGGAGTCCAGCTCCGCGAAGTCGTCGCCGTGGCCCTGCCGGTTGGCGAGCATCGAGGCGCGCACCTCGCGGGCGTGGGCCTCGTCGTCCGTCTCCACGAACTTCCGGCGCTTGGCGTGCTGGCGGCGTTTCCCGCAGCGGGGACACTGGGTCGTCTCCGGGCGACCCTCCACGACCCAGAGCGCGCTGCACTCGCTGCACCCGACGACCGCGTACATGGGCTCGGGTTGGCCCGCTTCGGGGTTGAACGTTCGGGTCGGCCTGTGGCTTTAGGCCCCCCGGTGTCGATAGCCCGGGCATGCAGGAAGTTCCGCAAGCCGCGAGCGAGACGGTCGAAGCCGTCGACGGCGTCCACCTCACGCAACTGGCCGTCGGCGAGGCGATGAGCGTCCAGCACTTCCACATTGAGGGCGGCGCGGTCGTCCCCGAACACGGCCACCCCCACGAACAGGTCGGGTTCGTGGTTCACGGGACCGCGACCTTCGAGGTCGACGGCGAGGAGTACGTCATCGGTCCCGGCGACTCCTACGTCATCCCCGGTGACGAACCCCATCGCGTCGAGAACCGCACGGACGAGCCGGTCAGCGGTATCGACGTGTTCAGCCCGCCCCGAACCGACGTCGACTGGCGGGACTGAGCGGAATCACAGATTCCGCGAGGGTTGGAAAGCGCTCCGCGGTTTCCGGAACTGAGCGGACCCTGTGATTCCGCGAGGGTCGGGAGGCGGGCGCGACTTCCAGATCCGACCCAAGACACTTCTCCTCACCGTGCTGAGTCACTGACGTGTCCCGGCCGCTCACCGCCCTCCTCGTCGCGCTCCTCGCCGTGACCGCCGGGTGCCAGGGGTTCACCGCCGGCGAGGGCACCCCCGAGTCCGTGACGCCCGCGCCGGTTCCCTCGGCGACGGCGACCGCGCCGACCGGCCCGTTCGACGCCCAGCGACTCGCCGACCGCCACAGGGCGGCTCTCTCGAACCGCTCGTACGCGATACTAGTGCGTTTCACCGTCCAGTACGAGAACGGGACGGTCGGCACGATGCGCGACCGCATCGCCGTCGGCGACGACGGGACGTACCGCTGGGAACGGCGGACGACGTCGGCCTATCCCGGCCGGAGCCGCAATCGGTCGGTCTGGTACGACGGGACCCGAAGTGCCGTCCGGCGAACGACCGACGACGGCGACCTGACCGTCTCGACGGTCGACGGGAGTTACCTCGGCGATCCGACGCTGTCGGGGTTCCTCGGACGCCTCCTCGGCGGGTTCAACGTCTCGGTCGAACGGACGCCCTCCGGGCGGCGGTTATCGAGTACGCACGGCGACGCCGGCGCGGTCCCCCATCCACCGAACGTCCGAGAGGTCACCGATAGCTCTCTGCAGGCCACCGTCGACGGCGGCGTCGTCAGTGCGCTCCGAATCCGAGGCGAGGGGACGAACAGACGGACGGGCGAGCCCGTGACCGTCTGGTTCGAGCTCAGCACCACGGCCGTCGGCGGGACGGACCCGACGGAGCCGACGTGGGCGAGCGAAGCGCTCGCGAACGAGACGGAAACCGCGGGTCCGAGCGACGGAGGAGACTGATTCTCACGTAGGCAGTAATCGTCGCCTTCGTCGGCGGTAGCCGCGACATTCGTTTGAGTGCCGAGCGCGTCGGTTCGGTGATGGACGCTCAGGCGCTCGTCTTCGCGTGTGCGATCATCCTCGCGGGGTGCGGCGGCTTCCCCGTCAGCGACGGTCCGGAAGTGATAACGCCCGCTCCCGTCCCCACCGACGGCGTCCAGTACCCGCCCGGCGTGACCGCCGGCGGCGTCGTCCCGTCCGTCCTCGCCAACGCCCACGCCGGGTCGCTCTCGACGACGAGTTACACGCTGTCTGCGACACAGGAGATCCGCGACGCCGACGGCGACGTCGTCCGCCGGACCGAGCGGACCCACTGGGTCGCGCCGAACGCCTCGACGTACCGCGGCCGGTTCGAGCAGAACGTGAGCGAGTACCGCACCGGCCCGGCGACGACGCGGGTGGACTACTGGGCCAACCGCACCATCGTCGCGACCCGCTACGTGAACGAACGCGGCGAGGTGACGCTTCTGCGGTGGCCCGCCGGCAACGGCGACTTGCTCGCCGACCTGTCGGACGAACAGCGGCTGGCGGGCGAGCTTGCGGCTGTCGAGACGCGGGTCGCCCGCCGGACCGACGACGGCGGCGTCGTCCTCGTCGGTACCCGTACACGGGAGACGGAGAAGCTGACTACGCCGCTGTTCGTCAGCGACGTGGAGAACGTCACGGTCCGGATGCGCGTCCGCTACGACGGCGTCGTCGTCGCCCGACGCCTGGAGTACGACGCGACTCTCGGCAGTCGCTCCGTTCACGTCGTCCGCACGGTCCGGGTGACGGATCTGGGCGTCACGACCGTCGAGCGGCCGATCTGGGTCGACGAGACGACGATGTCGGAGCGGTAGCCCGGCTGTGCGGTGGCGGGAAGAAAATGCGAGGGCGCGTGAGAGTCCGCTTCCGCGAGTGCCGCTGCGTTCCGACGGCGAAGCCGCCGGAGTCCGATCGGCCCTTTAGGAGAGCTTCTCTATATTCTCGACGACCGCGTCGGCGAACTCGCTGGTGGCGAGCTTGTTGCCGCCCTCGATCTGGCGTTCGAGGTCGTAGGTGACGTCGCCGCTGGAGATGGTCTCCTCGACGGCGTCGCGGACGAGCTGGCCGGCGTCCTTCCAGCCCATGTACTCGAGCATCAGGCGGCCGGAGAGGATCATCGCGGTCGGGTTGACCTTGTCCTCGCCGGCGTACTTGGGCGCGGAGCCGTGGACCGGCTCGGCGAGACAGCGCGACTCGCCGAAGTTCGCGCCGGGCGCGATGCCGAGGCCGCCGATCTGCGCGCCGGCGGCGTCGGACATGTAGTCGCCGTTGAGGTTCATCGTGGCGATGACGCTGTACTCGTCGGTGCGGGTGAGGAGCTGCTGGAGCATGTTGTCGGCGATGCGGTCGTTGACGACCAGCGAGTCCTCGGGCTGTTCGCCGTCGTACTCGTCCCACAGCTCGTCTTCGGTGATGACGTCCTCGCCGTACTCCTCTTCGGCGACCTCGTAGCCCCAGTCGCGGAAGGCGCCCTCGGTGAACTTCATGATGTTGCCCTTGTGGACGAGGGTGACGGAGTCGCGGTCGTTCTCGATGGCGTAGTCGATGGCCTCGCGGACGAGGCGCTTGGTGCCGTACTCGGTGATCGGCTTGACGCCGATGCCGACCGGGCCGTCGTGGATGGTGCTGTCGAAGCCCATCTCGTCCTCGACGAAGTCCTTGACCTCCTGGACCTCGTCGGTGCCGGCCTCCCACTCGATGCCGGCGTAGACGTCCTCGGTGTTCTCCCGGAACGTGACCATGTCCATCTCCTCGGGGTCCTTCACGGGCGAGGGGACGCCGTCGAGGTGGTAGGTCGGGCGCA encodes the following:
- a CDS encoding DUF5817 domain-containing protein encodes the protein MYAVVGCSECSALWVVEGRPETTQCPRCGKRRQHAKRRKFVETDDEAHAREVRASMLANRQGHGDDFAELDSYAEMERQAEESGVDDETYLEASGVDSERVAAAGERAERGTTSGSSRKETVLSALRELDSPTEDEVVAYAAERDVPADYTRDALAKLARAGEVSESRGAYRLL
- a CDS encoding YihY/virulence factor BrkB family protein — protein: MELSGVKATGKQVVSEFTEKNVPFMAAGIAYNAFVSLAPLLVLLLIVTTTFGTGLEDRIVSVAQSSLPAPIADLVVQVFSSGASSAGTSVISLVVLLWGSLKVFRGLDTAFSEIYESTADSSLVDSLQDGLVVFVSLVVGVLGTVAASAAFAGLADSLPLGGYVMPLVLLGGLVAAFFPMYYVFPDADLSWRQVLPGTVVAAVGWAVFQSLFQVYLSVKGGGTTSLFGGVLLIVTWLYFSSIVLLAGTVINAVISGHATGDPGGVGAGASKYTTEREATLSRGELRQYLADFQTELAGAYEPSRDGPGTDTSPSHPWPRDDVKLTESSSVEGGKETRTVVLRWHPDDDAESDGRDSTDTDSPNRQSTPTTSD
- the hmgA gene encoding hydroxymethylglutaryl-CoA reductase (NADPH); the protein is MTDTDAETLAERVRDGELRLYELEDHADAETAAAARRHLLAEETGVDLDVIGEYAFDAADAEPNIENMVGAAQIPMGVAGPLPIDGGAAEGEHYLPMATTEGALLASVNRGVSTIRTAGGATARVLKSGMTRAPVFKVEDVAAAGEVSAWVREHVGDLAEAAEATTSHGELQDVEPYVVGDNVFLRFSYDTKDAMGMNMATIATEAACEVVERETSADLVALSGNLCSDKKPAAINAIEGRGRTVAADVLIPHEQVEERLDTTTEAIVEANTRKNLVGSAKAGALGFNAHAANVVAAAFLALGQDAAQVVEGSNAITTVDAREDGLYASVTIASLEVGTVGGGTGLPTQAEALDVLGYAGGGDPAGSNADALAEVIATGALAGELSLLAALSSRHLSSAHAELGR
- the icd gene encoding isocitrate dehydrogenase (NADP(+)); its protein translation is MGYDYEQVEVPDEGEQIQVTDDNELEVPENPIIPIIHGDGIGTDVGPAAQKVLEAAANATGRDISWMRVYAGESARERYDENLPDDTVEAIKEFNVAIKGPLTTPVGAGFRSLNVALRKTLDLYANVRPTYHLDGVPSPVKDPEEMDMVTFRENTEDVYAGIEWEAGTDEVQEVKDFVEDEMGFDSTIHDGPVGIGVKPITEYGTKRLVREAIDYAIENDRDSVTLVHKGNIMKFTEGAFRDWGYEVAEEEYGEDVITEDELWDEYDGEQPEDSLVVNDRIADNMLQQLLTRTDEYSVIATMNLNGDYMSDAAGAQIGGLGIAPGANFGESRCLAEPVHGSAPKYAGEDKVNPTAMILSGRLMLEYMGWKDAGQLVRDAVEETISSGDVTYDLERQIEGGNKLATSEFADAVVENIEKLS
- a CDS encoding cupin domain-containing protein, whose protein sequence is MQEVPQAASETVEAVDGVHLTQLAVGEAMSVQHFHIEGGAVVPEHGHPHEQVGFVVHGTATFEVDGEEYVIGPGDSYVIPGDEPHRVENRTDEPVSGIDVFSPPRTDVDWRD